The following proteins are encoded in a genomic region of Rubrobacter xylanophilus DSM 9941:
- a CDS encoding UDP-N-acetylglucosamine--N-acetylmuramyl-(pentapeptide) pyrophosphoryl-undecaprenol N-acetylglucosamine transferase has protein sequence MIPALCVAESLRERGAEVVFFGSESGLERELVPKAGFGLHALPLSGLAGGPASRARASLLFARAVVRCRALLRELRPGAVLGVGGYASAPAVAAARLLGIPTFIHEQNSVPGKVNRAAGRFAREVLVAFPDAARRFGRAVRAAHVGMPTRRQFFSASREEALRRLGLEPPVVLVFGGSGGALRINLAAAEAFRGQTPYSVVQISGRRDFPRLSSDNPRHRILEYAEDIWHHVTAADVVVIRGGAGSLFDVAAVGRAAIVVPYPHHRDNQQLLNARYFTERGAAELLPDHEVDAKTLRGRVEELLGDGERRLRMASSMRSLATPRAAEEVAERMLAAGREGTG, from the coding sequence GTGATCCCCGCGCTGTGCGTGGCTGAGAGCCTGCGCGAGCGGGGGGCGGAGGTGGTCTTTTTCGGCTCCGAGTCCGGGCTCGAGCGCGAGCTGGTGCCGAAGGCGGGGTTTGGCCTCCATGCCCTCCCGCTGTCCGGGCTGGCCGGCGGGCCGGCGAGCCGCGCCCGGGCCTCGCTGCTCTTCGCGCGGGCGGTGGTCCGCTGCCGCGCCCTGCTGCGCGAGCTGCGGCCGGGGGCGGTGCTCGGCGTGGGGGGCTACGCCAGCGCCCCGGCGGTCGCGGCGGCGCGCCTGCTCGGCATCCCGACCTTTATCCACGAGCAGAACTCCGTGCCCGGGAAGGTCAACCGCGCCGCCGGGCGCTTCGCGAGGGAGGTGCTGGTCGCCTTCCCGGACGCCGCGCGCCGCTTCGGCCGGGCGGTGCGGGCGGCGCACGTCGGGATGCCCACCAGGCGGCAGTTCTTCTCGGCCTCGCGGGAGGAGGCCCTGCGGCGGCTCGGGCTGGAGCCGCCGGTGGTGCTGGTCTTCGGCGGCAGCGGGGGAGCGCTCAGGATAAACCTCGCCGCCGCCGAGGCCTTCCGGGGCCAGACCCCGTACTCCGTGGTCCAGATCTCGGGCCGCAGGGACTTCCCGCGCCTCTCGAGCGACAACCCCCGCCACCGCATCCTGGAGTACGCGGAGGACATCTGGCACCACGTGACGGCGGCGGACGTCGTCGTGATCCGGGGCGGCGCGGGGTCCCTCTTCGACGTGGCCGCGGTCGGGAGGGCCGCGATCGTGGTACCTTATCCGCACCACCGGGACAACCAGCAGCTGCTGAACGCCCGCTACTTCACCGAGAGGGGGGCGGCGGAGCTGCTTCCGGACCACGAGGTAGACGCCAAGACGCTGCGCGGCCGCGTGGAGGAGCTTCTCGGCGACGGGGAGCGGAGGCTCCGCATGGCCTCCTCGATGCGCTCGCTCGCCACCCCGCGCGCCGCGGAGGAGGTCGCGGAGAGGATGCTTGCGGCCGGAAGGGAGGGGACAGGTTGA
- a CDS encoding FtsW/RodA/SpoVE family cell cycle protein — MSALRSNLFLLALGLSLLGTVMVYSATYREFGAHYLFVRAAHVALGVLAFLLASRVRYTLWRRLAPWLYLGTVAGLVLVFVPGVGVRAGGAWRWVDLGFFTLQPGELAKLAAVISLSCAAARLPAGAGLPARALGAVGVLFGLVLVEPDFGTSLVVLAGAAGVLWASEVRTRDLLLCGAAAGAALVAVMLLAPYRRERFVTFLDPWAAADGSGYQVVQGMLAISSGGLFGEGAGAGSRSAAVPELATDMIFALVGEELGLLGMAAVIVAFGLLGAWGVQVALAAPSALARCMAFGLTAVLCVQALLNMGAVMVVLPLAGITLPFVSYGGSSLLVSFAAVGVLYRISEDGERAREVRGGRRPPARRDSGRRYGRPRDPRAVRG, encoded by the coding sequence ATGAGCGCGCTCCGCTCGAACCTCTTTCTCCTGGCGCTGGGGCTCTCGCTTCTGGGGACGGTGATGGTCTACTCGGCGACCTACCGGGAGTTCGGGGCGCACTACCTCTTCGTGCGGGCGGCGCACGTGGCGCTCGGCGTCCTGGCCTTTCTTCTGGCGAGCCGGGTGCGCTACACGCTCTGGAGGCGGCTCGCCCCCTGGCTGTATTTGGGGACGGTGGCCGGGCTCGTCCTGGTATTCGTGCCCGGGGTGGGGGTGCGCGCCGGGGGCGCGTGGAGGTGGGTGGACCTCGGGTTCTTCACCCTGCAGCCCGGGGAGCTGGCGAAGCTCGCCGCGGTGATCTCCCTGAGCTGCGCGGCGGCCCGGCTCCCGGCGGGGGCCGGGCTCCCGGCGCGGGCGCTCGGCGCGGTGGGGGTGCTCTTCGGGCTGGTGCTCGTCGAGCCGGATTTCGGCACCTCGCTGGTGGTGCTGGCCGGGGCGGCCGGGGTGCTCTGGGCCTCGGAGGTCAGGACGCGGGATCTGCTGCTGTGCGGGGCGGCGGCGGGCGCGGCGCTGGTCGCGGTCATGCTGCTGGCGCCCTACCGGCGGGAGCGGTTCGTGACCTTTCTGGACCCCTGGGCCGCGGCGGACGGCTCCGGCTACCAGGTGGTGCAGGGGATGCTGGCCATCTCCTCCGGGGGGCTCTTCGGGGAGGGGGCCGGGGCGGGGAGCAGGAGCGCCGCCGTTCCCGAGCTCGCGACGGACATGATCTTCGCGCTCGTCGGGGAGGAGCTCGGCCTTCTCGGGATGGCCGCCGTGATCGTCGCGTTCGGCCTTCTGGGGGCGTGGGGGGTGCAGGTGGCGCTCGCGGCCCCCTCGGCGCTGGCGCGGTGCATGGCCTTCGGGCTGACCGCCGTGCTGTGCGTGCAGGCGCTCCTCAACATGGGGGCCGTGATGGTGGTCCTCCCGCTGGCCGGCATAACCCTTCCGTTCGTCTCCTACGGCGGCTCCAGCCTGCTGGTGTCCTTCGCCGCCGTCGGGGTCCTGTACCGGATATCGGAGGACGGTGAGCGTGCCAGAGAGGTCCGAGGCGGTCGCAGGCCGCCCGCGCGCCGTGATAGCGGGCGGCGGTACGGGCGGCCACGTGATCCCCGCGCTGTGCGTGGCTGA
- the murD gene encoding UDP-N-acetylmuramoyl-L-alanine--D-glutamate ligase — protein sequence MRRTLVYGLGESGEAATRALLQRGERPLAADAASGEGPRRVLEELGVEGVLGAGPEVLDGVDRVVVSPGVRPRDAVLREARRRGIPVISEVGLGLELLGPGVRVAAVTGTNGKTTVVDMARHILRVAGVAHAVAGNSWRALTGCLEEVRRAGVLVLEVSSFQLHHLPPPGFEVAALLNVRPDHLNWHSSFEEYARDKLRVFGGQGPGDLALLSADDPICRRAAGGLRAEVVLVGEGETGVRDGRLLLRGEFLAGERELGFAGGHNLKNALFAAAAAARLGAGLEAIREALRGYRLKPHRMQVVAEEGGVTYIDDSKATNPAAVAAALLSLGGRPAVLILGGSEKETDFEEVLPHLGGCRAVVCQGEAGPRLRDFLSERWGGEVVLAGDLASAVEAARRLARPGDAVLLSPGCASFDQFSGYEERGEAFARLAGGRRAVRG from the coding sequence ATGAGGAGGACGCTGGTCTACGGGCTGGGGGAGTCCGGGGAGGCCGCCACGCGCGCCCTGCTGCAGCGCGGGGAGCGGCCTCTCGCCGCCGACGCGGCCTCCGGCGAGGGGCCGCGCAGGGTCCTGGAGGAGCTGGGCGTGGAGGGGGTGCTCGGGGCCGGCCCCGAGGTTCTGGACGGGGTGGACCGGGTTGTGGTCAGCCCGGGGGTGCGGCCGCGGGACGCGGTGCTGCGCGAGGCCCGCAGGCGGGGAATACCGGTCATCTCGGAGGTCGGGCTCGGGCTGGAGCTGCTCGGGCCGGGGGTGAGGGTCGCCGCCGTCACCGGGACCAACGGGAAGACCACGGTGGTGGACATGGCGCGGCACATCCTGCGGGTCGCGGGGGTGGCGCACGCGGTCGCCGGGAACTCCTGGCGGGCGCTCACGGGGTGCCTCGAGGAGGTGCGGAGGGCCGGGGTGCTGGTGCTCGAGGTCTCCTCCTTCCAGCTGCACCACCTGCCGCCCCCGGGCTTCGAGGTGGCCGCCCTGCTGAACGTCCGGCCCGACCACCTGAACTGGCACTCCTCCTTCGAGGAGTACGCGCGCGACAAGCTCCGCGTCTTCGGGGGGCAGGGGCCCGGCGACCTGGCGCTCCTCTCGGCCGACGACCCGATCTGCCGGCGGGCGGCGGGGGGGCTCCGGGCCGAGGTCGTCCTGGTCGGGGAGGGCGAGACCGGGGTGCGGGACGGCAGGCTCCTGCTGCGGGGCGAGTTCCTGGCCGGCGAGCGGGAGCTGGGCTTCGCCGGCGGCCACAACCTGAAGAACGCCCTCTTCGCCGCCGCGGCGGCGGCGAGGCTCGGGGCGGGGCTCGAGGCCATCCGGGAGGCGCTCCGCGGCTACCGGCTCAAGCCGCACCGGATGCAGGTCGTGGCGGAGGAGGGCGGGGTGACCTACATAGACGACTCCAAGGCCACCAACCCGGCCGCGGTCGCCGCGGCGCTGCTGAGCCTCGGCGGCCGGCCCGCGGTGCTCATCCTGGGCGGCTCCGAGAAGGAGACCGACTTTGAGGAGGTGCTCCCACACCTGGGGGGGTGCCGGGCGGTGGTCTGCCAGGGGGAGGCCGGTCCGCGGCTGCGAGACTTTCTCTCGGAGCGGTGGGGCGGCGAGGTGGTGCTCGCCGGGGATCTCGCCTCCGCCGTCGAGGCGGCGCGGCGCCTGGCCAGGCCCGGGGATGCGGTCCTGCTCTCGCCCGGGTGCGCCAGCTTCGACCAGTTCTCCGGCTACGAGGAGCGGGGCGAGGCCTTCGCCCGGCTCGCCGGCGGGCGGAGGGCGGTCCGTGGATGA
- the mraY gene encoding phospho-N-acetylmuramoyl-pentapeptide-transferase — translation MFSVVLGAAVAFFVTVTLGSSFIRFLQTRKFGQYVREEGPETHLIKAGTPTMGGVLMLMGLVAGLAVVARPNPATFSVLLIVAATAGVGLYDDWQKVSKRHSEGLSARYKFLLLSLVVVLADVMALRYVGVTQNVIVPGFSNNLVLGPGVVGVGLFSVLMLFVIVGTTNAVNLTDGLDGLAAGAGGIALLTYTAIAFLERQYDLAIICGAMVGAIIGFLWYNSHPAEIFMGDTGSLAIGGVLSAAAILTKTEMLLPVIGGLFVIVALSVMIQVVVFKLTRRRVFKMAPIHHHFEMLGWAENKVVVRFWIVQSAFSALGFLMYYFFLYSSV, via the coding sequence TTGTTTAGCGTCGTGCTGGGCGCGGCGGTGGCCTTCTTCGTCACCGTAACCCTCGGGTCGAGCTTCATACGGTTTCTGCAGACCCGCAAGTTCGGGCAGTACGTGAGGGAGGAGGGGCCCGAGACGCACCTCATCAAGGCGGGCACGCCGACGATGGGCGGGGTGCTGATGCTGATGGGGCTGGTGGCGGGGCTGGCGGTCGTGGCGCGGCCCAACCCCGCGACGTTCTCTGTGCTGCTCATCGTGGCGGCCACGGCCGGGGTGGGGCTCTACGACGACTGGCAGAAGGTCTCCAAGCGGCACAGCGAGGGGTTGAGCGCCCGGTACAAGTTCCTGTTGCTGAGCCTCGTGGTCGTGCTGGCCGACGTGATGGCGCTGCGCTACGTCGGGGTCACCCAGAACGTCATCGTCCCCGGCTTCAGCAACAACCTCGTGCTCGGCCCTGGGGTGGTGGGGGTCGGGCTCTTCAGCGTGCTGATGCTCTTCGTGATCGTGGGGACCACCAACGCGGTCAACCTCACCGACGGGCTCGACGGGCTCGCGGCGGGGGCGGGGGGGATAGCGCTGCTGACCTACACCGCGATAGCGTTTCTGGAGCGGCAGTACGACTTGGCGATCATCTGCGGGGCGATGGTCGGGGCGATCATCGGGTTTCTCTGGTACAACTCGCATCCGGCCGAGATCTTCATGGGGGACACGGGTTCGCTGGCCATCGGGGGGGTGCTCTCGGCGGCGGCCATCCTCACCAAGACCGAGATGCTGCTGCCGGTGATCGGGGGTCTGTTCGTCATCGTGGCCCTCTCCGTCATGATCCAGGTCGTCGTCTTCAAGCTCACCCGGCGGCGGGTGTTCAAGATGGCCCCGATACACCACCACTTCGAGATGCTCGGCTGGGCGGAGAACAAGGTGGTGGTGAGGTTCTGGATCGTGCAGTCGGCCTTCTCGGCGCTGGGGTTCCTGATGTACTACTTCTTCCTGTACAGCTCGGTATGA
- the murF gene encoding UDP-N-acetylmuramoyl-tripeptide--D-alanyl-D-alanine ligase produces the protein MREATLSEISRAIGARLHGTDGGERAHGAAVDSRAVRGGELFFALRGRLDGADFAPDARARGAVAAVADRPLEVPTLVVEDPLRALQELARWSLRREASATVVGITGTVGKTTTKDALATILRSAGRKITATQGNLNNEIGLPLTVLNAAPDTEVMVLEMGATHPGDIAFLCGIARPHVGVLTAISPVHLDSFGSLQKLAETKGELARSLPEDGAFVSPVGVPEAAVGGGRAFGRHITFGDEGASLWASGVEETEEGLRFTVHAFGESAAVRAPVHGTHLVRPLLAATGGALALGVALEECARGLSRLRRTGLRGDLLRLRDDILLYDDSYNASPAAMAAVLRYGARQASSSGRRLVAVLGGMFELGPGAREYHREAGRLAAEVGVDLLVCVGEEAGWYAEAFDGEKVLYRDAGEAARELPHLLRPGDYVLVKGSRGVRLDTLTGRLKESLAVV, from the coding sequence GTGAGGGAAGCGACTCTCTCGGAGATCTCACGGGCCATCGGCGCCCGGCTGCACGGTACGGACGGCGGAGAGCGGGCGCACGGGGCCGCCGTCGACTCGCGGGCGGTGCGCGGAGGGGAGCTCTTCTTCGCCCTCCGCGGCCGGCTGGACGGCGCGGACTTCGCCCCCGACGCCCGCGCCCGCGGGGCGGTGGCAGCGGTGGCGGACCGGCCGCTCGAGGTGCCCACGCTGGTGGTGGAGGACCCTCTGCGGGCCCTGCAGGAGCTCGCCCGGTGGTCGCTCCGCCGGGAGGCCTCCGCCACGGTGGTGGGGATAACCGGCACGGTGGGCAAGACCACCACCAAGGACGCGCTGGCGACCATCCTGCGCTCGGCGGGCAGGAAGATCACCGCCACCCAGGGGAACCTGAACAACGAGATCGGGCTCCCCCTCACGGTGCTCAACGCCGCCCCGGACACCGAGGTGATGGTGCTGGAGATGGGGGCCACCCATCCGGGCGACATAGCCTTTCTCTGCGGCATCGCCCGCCCGCACGTGGGCGTGCTGACCGCCATCTCCCCGGTGCATCTGGACTCCTTCGGCAGCCTGCAGAAGCTCGCCGAGACCAAGGGGGAGCTGGCCCGGTCCCTGCCGGAGGACGGTGCCTTCGTCTCGCCGGTGGGCGTGCCGGAGGCGGCCGTCGGCGGGGGACGGGCCTTCGGGCGGCACATAACCTTCGGGGACGAGGGCGCCTCCCTGTGGGCCTCCGGCGTGGAGGAGACCGAGGAGGGGCTGCGCTTCACCGTGCACGCCTTCGGGGAGTCCGCCGCCGTGCGCGCCCCGGTCCACGGCACGCACCTGGTGCGCCCGCTTCTTGCCGCCACCGGCGGGGCGCTCGCCCTCGGGGTGGCGCTCGAGGAGTGCGCCCGGGGCCTCTCCCGCCTGCGGCGCACGGGCCTGCGCGGCGACCTCCTGCGCCTCCGGGACGACATCCTGCTCTACGACGACTCCTACAACGCCTCGCCCGCCGCCATGGCCGCCGTGCTGCGCTACGGGGCCCGGCAGGCCTCCTCCTCCGGGCGCAGGCTCGTCGCCGTGCTCGGCGGCATGTTCGAGCTGGGACCGGGGGCCCGCGAGTACCACCGGGAGGCGGGACGGCTCGCCGCCGAGGTCGGGGTGGACCTTCTGGTCTGCGTCGGGGAGGAGGCCGGCTGGTACGCGGAGGCCTTCGACGGCGAGAAGGTCCTCTACAGAGACGCCGGGGAGGCGGCGCGGGAGCTCCCGCACCTCCTGCGCCCGGGGGATTACGTTCTGGTAAAGGGTTCGAGGGGCGTGCGGCTGGACACCCTCACCGGGAGACTCAAGGAGAGCCTGGCCGTTGTTTAG
- a CDS encoding peptidoglycan D,D-transpeptidase FtsI family protein, with the protein MKTTTQRRASGRRRARGGRVVQLRRAGRPRRARRGRPRSEASGAVGHRRLRVALLAFAGAVLLLGGRAAYMTLGGVERLDGLEPRSAVDGELHRRGDILSADGRELAVSMRAVRVVATPYQVKEPGRAAERLAGVLKPHTGQSAAELEKLLSRRGPDGGLSGYSVLATVRPDVAEEVLELGLPGVYLEPATSRVYPDGTLASQLLGHVGRYGEPFGGVEARYDDALSRGEDVRLTVDAAVQQRLQKTLAATADRYNARSALGLVLRADDGAIVALANHPTYDNNRFSSAPAWMQRNRVLTDPYEPGSTFKPFTLAAALEEGAVEPESTFLVPDAIRVSDRIIHDSLPHETRVMSLAEILAESSNVGTVQVAMRLGGRALTRYIEDFGFGEPTGVDLWGEDPGRVPEYREWSGSSIGNIPIGQGLTVTPLQLAAGYAMLANGGHRVTPHVTGVEEPGPRVISRRTSDIVRGMLREVVESGTGHLASIPGYTVAGKTGTSQKVDPQTGTYGDEYVASFVGFAPASDPEYVVLIVVDEPQGSIWGERVAAPAFREVMSFTLSYFNVPPDRERPEEAEQR; encoded by the coding sequence GTGAAGACCACAACGCAGAGGAGGGCCTCCGGTAGGCGGAGGGCGCGCGGCGGAAGGGTCGTGCAGCTGCGGCGGGCGGGCCGTCCCCGCCGCGCCCGCAGGGGCCGCCCCCGCTCGGAGGCCTCCGGGGCCGTGGGGCATCGCAGGCTGCGCGTCGCGCTCCTCGCCTTCGCCGGGGCGGTGCTGCTCCTCGGCGGCCGGGCGGCCTACATGACCCTCGGCGGGGTCGAGCGCCTGGACGGCCTCGAGCCGCGCTCCGCCGTGGACGGGGAGCTGCATCGGCGCGGGGATATCCTGAGCGCCGACGGCCGGGAGCTCGCGGTGAGCATGCGGGCGGTGCGCGTGGTGGCAACGCCCTACCAGGTGAAAGAGCCCGGGCGGGCCGCCGAGCGCCTCGCCGGCGTGCTGAAGCCCCACACCGGGCAGAGCGCGGCGGAGCTGGAAAAGCTCCTCTCCCGGCGCGGGCCCGACGGCGGCCTCTCCGGCTACAGCGTGCTCGCCACCGTGAGGCCGGACGTCGCCGAGGAGGTGCTAGAGCTCGGCCTCCCCGGCGTCTACCTCGAGCCCGCCACCAGCCGGGTCTACCCGGACGGGACCCTCGCCAGCCAGCTCCTCGGGCACGTCGGCCGCTACGGCGAGCCCTTCGGGGGCGTGGAGGCCCGCTACGACGACGCCTTGAGCCGCGGGGAGGACGTGCGCCTCACCGTCGACGCCGCGGTGCAGCAGCGCCTCCAGAAGACCCTCGCCGCCACCGCCGACAGGTACAACGCCAGAAGCGCCCTCGGCCTCGTCCTCCGCGCCGACGACGGCGCCATAGTGGCCCTCGCCAACCACCCCACCTACGACAACAACCGCTTCTCTAGCGCGCCCGCCTGGATGCAGCGCAACCGGGTGCTCACCGACCCCTACGAGCCGGGCTCCACCTTCAAGCCCTTCACCCTCGCCGCAGCCCTCGAAGAGGGCGCCGTGGAGCCGGAGAGCACCTTCCTGGTCCCCGACGCCATCCGGGTCTCTGACCGCATAATACACGACTCGCTGCCGCACGAGACGCGGGTGATGAGCCTGGCGGAGATCCTGGCGGAGTCCAGCAACGTGGGGACGGTGCAGGTTGCTATGCGGCTCGGGGGTCGGGCGCTCACGCGGTACATAGAGGATTTCGGGTTCGGGGAGCCGACGGGGGTGGATCTGTGGGGCGAGGATCCGGGGAGGGTCCCTGAGTACCGGGAGTGGAGCGGCTCCTCCATCGGGAACATACCCATAGGGCAGGGGCTCACCGTCACGCCGCTGCAGCTCGCCGCCGGGTACGCCATGCTGGCCAACGGCGGCCACAGGGTCACCCCTCACGTGACCGGCGTCGAGGAGCCCGGCCCCCGGGTGATAAGCCGGAGGACCTCGGATATAGTACGCGGGATGCTACGGGAGGTGGTAGAGAGCGGCACCGGACATCTTGCCAGCATCCCCGGCTACACCGTGGCCGGGAAGACCGGCACCTCCCAGAAGGTGGACCCCCAGACGGGAACCTACGGCGACGAGTACGTGGCCTCCTTCGTGGGCTTTGCCCCGGCCTCGGACCCCGAGTACGTCGTGCTCATAGTGGTCGACGAGCCGCAGGGCTCCATCTGGGGCGAGCGGGTGGCCGCTCCGGCCTTCCGGGAGGTCATGTCCTTTACGCTCTCGTACTTCAACGTCCCCCCCGACCGCGAGAGACCGGAGGAGGCGGAGCAGCGGTGA
- a CDS encoding cell division protein FtsL, producing the protein MALPRYREYPAAAPQPRVRPRPGRRPEARRAAERRRRFVLLVVVPVLLMLGSVYLHAVAADLSQKTASLEERVRDARSEGEELRLRAARLSRPERVISLAREELGMRTPTGDEMRVYGSGTGEDGIYGEDHNAEEGLR; encoded by the coding sequence GTGGCGCTCCCGCGCTACAGGGAGTACCCGGCCGCCGCGCCGCAGCCGCGGGTCCGGCCGCGGCCGGGGCGGCGGCCGGAGGCCCGCAGGGCTGCGGAGCGCCGGAGGCGCTTTGTCCTGCTCGTGGTGGTGCCCGTCCTGCTCATGCTCGGGAGCGTCTACCTGCACGCGGTGGCCGCGGACCTTTCGCAGAAGACCGCCTCGCTCGAGGAGCGCGTTCGGGACGCCCGGAGCGAGGGGGAGGAGCTCAGGCTGCGCGCCGCGCGGCTCTCGCGGCCGGAGCGGGTGATCTCTCTGGCCCGCGAGGAGCTGGGCATGCGAACCCCCACCGGCGACGAGATGAGGGTCTACGGCAGCGGCACCGGGGAGGATGGGATCTACGGTGAAGACCACAACGCAGAGGAGGGCCTCCGGTAG
- the rsmH gene encoding 16S rRNA (cytosine(1402)-N(4))-methyltransferase RsmH — protein MAAAQHRPVMLEEAVRALAPSGGDVVVDATFGGGGHSARVLRELGPGGRVVGIDRDPEARGRAERLLGDPRFSFEQGPYDEVLWRMVGRGERADALLFDLGLSSFQVDDPRRGFSYTREGPLDMRMDPGSGPSAADFLNAAGEAEIAGVLSEYGDVPRAQARRVAREILRRRPLRTTADLREAVRAAVGWAPRGGNPAKRVFQAVRIRVNDELGGLRRALEAAERLLVPGGRLVVISFHSGEDRLVKRFIAEREGRCTCPPELPVCVCGARPVFRRGPVLRPSEREVAENPRSAPARMRVAFRTAEPAREAS, from the coding sequence ATGGCCGCGGCGCAGCACCGGCCGGTGATGCTGGAGGAGGCGGTGCGCGCTCTGGCGCCCTCGGGCGGCGACGTGGTGGTGGACGCGACCTTCGGCGGCGGCGGGCACTCCGCGCGCGTTCTCCGGGAGCTGGGTCCGGGGGGGCGCGTGGTGGGCATAGACCGGGACCCTGAGGCGCGGGGCCGGGCGGAGCGGCTGCTGGGGGACCCGCGCTTCTCCTTCGAGCAGGGGCCGTACGACGAGGTGCTGTGGCGGATGGTCGGGCGCGGCGAGCGCGCCGACGCCCTGCTCTTCGATCTCGGCCTCTCGAGCTTCCAGGTGGACGATCCCCGGCGGGGCTTCAGCTACACCCGCGAGGGGCCGCTCGACATGCGCATGGACCCCGGCTCGGGGCCCTCGGCCGCCGACTTTCTCAACGCCGCGGGCGAAGCGGAGATAGCGGGGGTACTCTCCGAGTACGGCGACGTGCCGCGGGCGCAGGCCCGCAGGGTGGCGCGCGAGATCCTGCGCAGGCGGCCGCTGCGCACCACGGCGGACCTGCGGGAGGCGGTGCGGGCCGCGGTGGGGTGGGCCCCGCGCGGTGGCAACCCAGCCAAGCGGGTCTTCCAGGCCGTGCGCATCCGCGTGAACGATGAGCTGGGCGGCCTCCGGCGGGCGCTCGAGGCGGCGGAGCGGCTGCTCGTCCCGGGCGGCAGGCTCGTGGTCATCTCCTTCCATTCGGGCGAGGACCGGCTGGTAAAGCGGTTCATAGCGGAGAGGGAGGGGCGCTGCACCTGTCCGCCCGAGCTCCCGGTGTGCGTGTGCGGCGCGCGGCCCGTTTTCCGGCGCGGGCCCGTGCTTCGCCCCTCGGAGCGGGAGGTCGCGGAGAACCCCCGCAGCGCTCCCGCCCGCATGCGCGTCGCGTTCAGAACCGCGGAGCCCGCCCGGGAGGCCTCCTGA
- the mraZ gene encoding division/cell wall cluster transcriptional repressor MraZ yields MGGKALALLGEYEHTLDEKGRLTLPSRLRPYFEGGIVITKGVDKCLFAFPPEEWAAFKARVKASADLSARGRQLARMFFSMAFEATLDRQGRVLIPAKLARYAGLSRDVTITGVDDRLEIWDTGEWNRYMEGADETFAEIVEEFAGRELER; encoded by the coding sequence GTGGGAGGAAAGGCCCTGGCCCTCTTAGGCGAGTACGAGCACACGCTGGACGAGAAGGGCCGGCTGACTCTCCCCTCCAGGCTCCGTCCATATTTCGAGGGTGGCATCGTGATAACCAAGGGCGTGGACAAGTGTCTGTTTGCCTTCCCGCCCGAGGAGTGGGCGGCCTTCAAGGCGCGCGTCAAGGCCAGCGCCGACCTTTCGGCGAGGGGTCGGCAGCTGGCGAGGATGTTCTTCTCGATGGCGTTTGAGGCCACCCTGGACCGCCAGGGGCGGGTTTTGATCCCCGCGAAGCTCGCCCGGTACGCGGGGCTGAGCCGGGACGTGACCATCACCGGGGTGGACGACCGGCTGGAGATCTGGGACACCGGCGAGTGGAACCGCTACATGGAGGGGGCCGACGAGACCTTCGCAGAGATAGTTGAGGAGTTCGCCGGGAGGGAGCTGGAGCGGTGA